A single window of Flavobacterium aestivum DNA harbors:
- the metF gene encoding methylenetetrahydrofolate reductase [NAD(P)H] — MKVTEHIGNAKGETLFSFEIIPPQKGKSIQELYDNIDPLMEFKPPFIDVTTSREEYIYIDKGNGLLDKKLTRMRPGTLGICASIKHKYNVDTVPHLLCGGFTKEETEYMLVDCHYLGINNVMALRGDAMKDEQSFVPKAGGNSFAVDLVSQINRLNCGKYLHDVMDVDNKADFCIGVAGYPEKHLESPSLTSDLKRLKEKVEAGADYVVTQMFFDNAKYFEFVAKAREIGITVPIIPGIKPIAIQRHLQILPQIFRIDLPEDLINAVDKCKNNAEIREVGIEWAIQQSIELKAAGVPVLHYYSMGKSENIRQIASKVF; from the coding sequence ATGAAGGTAACAGAACATATAGGAAATGCCAAAGGAGAAACATTATTCTCTTTCGAAATTATACCACCACAAAAAGGGAAAAGTATTCAGGAGTTATATGATAATATAGATCCGCTAATGGAGTTTAAGCCTCCATTTATAGATGTGACAACTTCACGTGAAGAGTATATTTATATCGATAAAGGCAACGGATTATTAGATAAGAAACTAACCAGAATGCGTCCTGGAACATTGGGTATTTGTGCTTCGATAAAGCATAAATATAATGTAGATACGGTGCCACACTTGCTTTGCGGAGGATTTACAAAAGAAGAAACAGAGTATATGTTGGTTGATTGTCATTATCTGGGGATTAATAATGTAATGGCACTTCGTGGCGATGCAATGAAGGATGAACAATCTTTTGTACCGAAAGCTGGGGGTAATAGTTTTGCAGTTGATTTGGTTAGTCAGATTAATCGATTGAATTGCGGAAAGTATTTACACGACGTAATGGATGTCGATAATAAGGCCGATTTTTGTATTGGTGTAGCTGGTTATCCAGAGAAACATTTAGAATCTCCTTCTTTAACTTCAGATTTAAAAAGGCTAAAAGAAAAAGTAGAAGCAGGAGCTGATTATGTAGTTACTCAAATGTTTTTTGATAATGCTAAATATTTTGAGTTTGTAGCCAAAGCCAGAGAAATAGGAATTACAGTTCCTATTATTCCAGGAATAAAGCCTATTGCAATACAAAGGCATTTGCAAATATTGCCTCAAATATTCCGAATCGATTTGCCCGAAGATTTAATAAATGCAGTTGATAAATGTAAAAATAATGCCGAAATCCGAGAAGTGGGTATCGAGTGGGCTATACAACAATCAATAGAATTGAAAGCGGCCGGAGTACCAGTATTGCACTATTATTCTATGGGAAAATCTGAAAATATCCGACAAATAGCCAGTAAGGTTTTTTAA
- a CDS encoding T9SS type B sorting domain-containing protein → MKKIYILFIFLSCSVFAQVDPRTISPVPVGCKPAVVPPPLPMSPSSKKPGKTKIVGAAGIAATGYVGSVESIHSAFVNWPVGGFDSFSIGTDPTPNGTNAQNIKWGQGLNSTDKSTGGYSYEELRLSALALGTTFAQGQNFYFHLFNGGTDTVVGPLNFTWQDLGVAGNALTVNVETNYGINGKSGFTAGESANMMDFYSKVIPIVEQVYGASSHAYTVNVINDGNSAGTNTFYNGPNRITTQFTADASGKMTQPRLMVHELIHAWRDNVCLSSSNVWHYDNTLSGFEEGMADCVAEIVMDKFAAAYPNYFPAGISYLNKHWSHEDGYAFDWDYDFQNHPQLTTTDFWSSDQGIGAQLERYGTGSAAFYKMYVEDNNFFKNFNAEYYRRMNADHTLTTSRALMVDICKTVLSKVEEKPTEKWIDKQRILDCKVVPGKKVHMLSYEGTGGWQYMTHDNRIHLIETQNLPGGNEWSWDKYSGGTLIERWFHQLNNQAGKIDIVNYTTGTIFNTQNFRNNDSGYGGPNQGPCTPPNTNGNSPASPCFPRGIDGHGLYTTSADPAITGGVVNSADYYLGFGLAADRFIWKIQDTGLYIYNIEFQTGGETVKGKYYRLHGNGFLSKDGIYAGVRNNNDTPVLGKMFVEQKNFVTPLAGEEPAIPINNGTLIDSRAWASVPETQSQFQGGRTDTRYTKPGKVHVIYVDQDCTKPQKIGFRNVGYGAGVSGVQMFLFNVDDFDDIKYKETMPDKLCEGDKAEFSVTYDADADLLPVMQKYLDTDSRITYKWINPAGTVVSTSKTYTIAAVTSADSGEYTLEITSYGCSLPPITKRLEVTELRATLSSSSPICSGDNAVFKISGKAGNTVTYTGAASGTAIVGVGGTVDVTVNGVTADATLNLTNVSDGTCNHALTETNTIRVNPLLKPVISCGTPTQNSVTFNWGAVSGATNYTVSYQVNSNPIQNIGAIGNLLTYSVASLNASDNVTISITPTGATGICFAIETKTCQASPIPPCTIPVANITSINPSISCASPTVTLDGTGSTTGVGITYHWTTTGGIITSGATTLNPVVSAAGTYTLVVTNAEGSGCNSTPATVTVSGNSTFPDVPQLLSSSDSPICAGEDITFTITGTPGDNVTYDGAASGTITIQPNGKAIVSIIGAISDTTLRLTKVSNGTCDLSMSRNTKTVYVRAKPNAGTDSRLTICLGTTPTNAQLFAQLKDNPDAGGTWTNVGNEYTYKVYAKAPCTLFATAKVIVTTQALPNAGVNGVLTICSGTRPTDKQLFDQLGGHPDIGGKWTNVGNIYTYKVKGESPCSSYATATVTVTTQAKANAGITGVLTICSGATPTEAQLFAQLGGKPDTGGVWNRSNVNANEYIYTVSPTGVCTEPVTAKITVTEINAIAKAGDDKEITCKSSVVTLNGVESSSTGYTYLWTGGTIVSGATTLTPTVNAAGTYTLTVTNTALGCKQSDSVLVTNNTVLPIADAGNTGVITCLSPVVKLDGTGSTNGADMVYTWTGGKIVMGTNTLTPTVTTIGTYTLKVENSATGCSSTDTVEVIQDIETPDFSITDLGSNQFEIVPSGGMGPYEYSLNNANEYTSNPIIKIYSSGNYTIYVKDSKGCYTSQSKYLDYLGIEFPKFFSPEGDGTNDHWYPTRIEDYPNLEVLIYDRYQRLIAKFKGNNELGWDGTYQGKPLPSGDYWYVIKTNNDNDKRELVGGMTLFR, encoded by the coding sequence ATGAAAAAAATATATATATTATTCATTTTTTTAAGCTGTTCGGTTTTTGCACAAGTAGATCCAAGAACAATTTCTCCAGTTCCAGTTGGTTGTAAGCCAGCAGTTGTACCACCTCCATTACCAATGTCACCTAGTTCAAAGAAGCCGGGAAAAACAAAAATAGTTGGTGCTGCAGGAATTGCAGCTACTGGGTATGTAGGCAGTGTTGAAAGTATTCATAGTGCTTTTGTAAATTGGCCTGTTGGTGGATTCGACAGTTTTTCGATTGGAACAGATCCAACTCCAAATGGTACTAATGCTCAGAATATAAAATGGGGGCAAGGCTTAAATTCAACTGATAAATCAACAGGAGGATATAGTTATGAAGAGTTGCGTTTGTCAGCATTAGCTTTAGGAACGACATTTGCACAAGGACAAAACTTTTATTTTCATCTTTTTAATGGAGGTACTGACACAGTGGTTGGTCCTTTAAATTTTACTTGGCAAGACTTAGGTGTTGCAGGAAATGCTTTGACTGTAAATGTTGAGACTAATTATGGGATCAATGGAAAAAGCGGATTTACAGCAGGAGAGTCAGCCAATATGATGGATTTTTATAGTAAAGTTATACCTATAGTAGAACAAGTATATGGGGCTTCTTCTCATGCATATACAGTAAACGTAATCAATGATGGAAATTCCGCTGGAACAAATACATTTTATAATGGGCCAAACCGGATTACTACTCAATTTACCGCAGATGCTTCGGGAAAAATGACACAACCTCGCCTTATGGTTCATGAATTGATTCATGCTTGGCGTGACAATGTATGCCTGTCTAGTAGTAATGTGTGGCATTATGATAATACACTAAGTGGTTTTGAAGAAGGAATGGCTGATTGTGTTGCAGAAATTGTAATGGACAAATTTGCAGCAGCTTACCCTAATTATTTTCCGGCGGGAATAAGTTATTTAAATAAGCACTGGAGCCACGAAGATGGATATGCCTTTGATTGGGATTATGATTTTCAGAATCATCCCCAACTAACAACTACTGATTTTTGGTCAAGTGATCAAGGAATTGGAGCGCAGTTAGAACGCTATGGTACAGGTTCTGCGGCATTTTATAAAATGTATGTCGAGGATAATAATTTCTTTAAAAACTTTAATGCAGAATATTATAGAAGGATGAACGCAGATCATACCTTGACAACTTCACGAGCATTAATGGTAGATATATGTAAAACAGTACTATCAAAAGTAGAAGAAAAGCCAACAGAAAAATGGATTGATAAGCAAAGAATATTAGATTGTAAGGTGGTGCCAGGAAAAAAAGTGCACATGCTTAGTTATGAAGGAACTGGTGGATGGCAATACATGACCCATGACAATAGAATTCATTTGATCGAAACACAAAATTTACCAGGAGGAAATGAGTGGTCTTGGGATAAATATTCTGGAGGGACTTTAATTGAAAGATGGTTTCATCAGCTTAATAACCAGGCAGGTAAGATTGATATTGTAAATTATACTACTGGAACAATATTCAATACTCAAAATTTCAGAAATAATGATAGTGGTTATGGAGGACCAAATCAAGGACCATGTACACCGCCAAATACAAATGGTAATAGTCCTGCATCACCTTGCTTTCCTAGAGGTATAGATGGACATGGGTTATATACGACTTCGGCTGATCCCGCTATAACAGGAGGTGTCGTGAATAGTGCAGATTATTATCTCGGTTTTGGACTTGCTGCAGACAGATTCATTTGGAAAATTCAGGACACAGGTCTTTATATTTACAATATAGAATTTCAAACAGGAGGAGAAACAGTTAAAGGTAAATACTATCGTTTACATGGAAATGGTTTTTTAAGTAAAGATGGTATATACGCTGGAGTACGTAATAACAACGATACACCAGTATTGGGTAAAATGTTTGTAGAGCAGAAAAATTTTGTAACTCCACTAGCAGGAGAGGAACCAGCTATTCCTATAAATAATGGAACTTTAATTGATTCTCGTGCATGGGCTTCAGTTCCAGAAACTCAATCTCAATTTCAAGGAGGAAGAACAGATACTCGTTACACAAAGCCAGGGAAAGTACATGTTATATATGTAGATCAAGATTGTACTAAACCCCAAAAAATAGGATTTAGGAATGTTGGATATGGTGCTGGTGTATCGGGAGTGCAGATGTTTTTGTTTAATGTAGATGATTTTGATGATATTAAATACAAAGAAACAATGCCTGATAAGCTTTGTGAAGGAGATAAGGCCGAGTTTAGTGTGACTTATGATGCAGACGCAGATCTATTACCAGTCATGCAAAAGTATTTGGATACTGATTCACGTATTACTTACAAATGGATAAATCCCGCAGGGACTGTTGTCTCTACTAGTAAAACATATACAATAGCTGCGGTTACATCTGCAGACTCAGGAGAATATACCTTGGAAATTACGTCTTATGGATGTTCCCTGCCACCAATAACTAAAAGGCTAGAAGTGACAGAGCTAAGAGCAACGTTGAGTTCAAGCAGTCCAATTTGTTCTGGGGATAATGCAGTTTTCAAAATATCTGGAAAAGCAGGAAATACCGTAACCTACACTGGAGCAGCATCAGGTACAGCAATAGTAGGTGTTGGAGGGACAGTTGATGTTACTGTTAATGGGGTTACTGCAGATGCAACTTTGAACTTAACGAATGTGAGTGATGGTACTTGTAATCATGCATTAACAGAGACTAATACCATTAGAGTAAATCCATTATTGAAACCTGTAATTTCATGTGGTACACCTACACAAAATTCCGTAACATTTAATTGGGGTGCCGTTTCTGGAGCTACAAATTATACGGTTTCTTATCAAGTAAATAGCAATCCAATACAAAATATAGGAGCTATTGGTAATCTGTTAACTTATTCAGTAGCATCATTAAATGCATCAGATAATGTAACTATTTCTATTACTCCTACTGGAGCTACTGGTATTTGTTTTGCAATAGAAACAAAAACATGTCAGGCTAGTCCAATACCGCCTTGTACTATTCCTGTAGCTAATATTACTTCAATAAATCCTAGTATTAGTTGTGCAAGTCCAACAGTTACTTTAGACGGAACTGGCTCAACAACAGGGGTAGGTATCACTTATCATTGGACAACGACAGGTGGTATAATTACAAGTGGTGCAACTACATTGAATCCGGTAGTTAGTGCTGCGGGAACCTATACATTAGTGGTTACTAATGCAGAAGGATCAGGATGTAATTCTACACCTGCTACTGTAACAGTTTCCGGTAATTCAACATTTCCAGATGTTCCCCAACTCCTTAGTTCTTCTGATAGCCCAATTTGTGCAGGAGAAGATATTACTTTTACCATAACTGGGACACCTGGGGATAATGTAACATATGATGGAGCAGCTTCTGGGACAATTACAATACAGCCAAATGGAAAAGCTATTGTTAGTATTATAGGAGCGATTTCGGATACTACTTTGCGCTTGACTAAGGTGTCTAACGGGACTTGTGATTTATCTATGAGTAGAAATACTAAGACGGTTTATGTAAGGGCAAAACCAAATGCTGGTACGGATAGTAGGCTAACAATTTGCTTAGGAACTACACCAACCAATGCGCAATTATTCGCCCAGTTAAAAGATAACCCAGATGCAGGAGGAACTTGGACAAATGTTGGAAACGAATATACTTATAAGGTATACGCAAAGGCTCCATGTACTTTGTTTGCTACTGCTAAAGTAATAGTGACAACACAAGCTTTACCAAATGCTGGAGTAAACGGCGTGTTAACAATTTGCTCTGGAACCAGACCTACTGATAAACAATTGTTTGATCAGCTGGGAGGACATCCAGATATAGGAGGGAAATGGACAAATGTTGGAAATATATATACTTATAAAGTAAAAGGAGAAAGTCCATGTAGCTCATATGCAACAGCTACAGTAACAGTAACGACACAAGCAAAGGCAAACGCTGGAATTACTGGTGTGTTAACAATTTGTTCAGGAGCTACACCTACAGAGGCACAATTATTTGCACAATTAGGCGGAAAACCTGATACAGGTGGTGTTTGGAATAGAAGTAATGTCAATGCCAATGAATATATTTATACAGTTTCGCCAACTGGGGTTTGCACCGAGCCAGTTACTGCCAAAATTACAGTGACTGAAATAAATGCAATTGCTAAGGCAGGTGATGATAAAGAAATTACTTGTAAATCATCTGTAGTGACTTTAAATGGAGTTGAATCAAGTTCAACAGGTTATACTTATTTATGGACAGGAGGTACAATTGTTAGTGGTGCTACTACATTGACACCAACTGTAAATGCAGCCGGAACATATACCTTGACAGTTACTAATACAGCTTTAGGCTGTAAGCAATCTGACAGTGTTTTGGTAACTAATAATACTGTACTCCCTATAGCTGATGCTGGTAATACTGGAGTTATTACCTGTTTGTCTCCAGTTGTAAAACTTGATGGGACGGGATCTACAAATGGGGCTGATATGGTTTACACATGGACAGGAGGCAAAATAGTAATGGGAACAAATACATTGACTCCTACGGTGACCACCATCGGAACGTATACTTTAAAAGTCGAAAATTCGGCGACTGGATGTAGTTCAACTGATACTGTTGAAGTTATTCAGGATATAGAAACGCCTGATTTTTCTATAACAGACTTAGGATCAAATCAATTTGAAATAGTTCCTTCAGGTGGTATGGGACCCTATGAGTACAGTCTTAATAATGCAAATGAATATACTTCTAATCCAATCATTAAGATTTATTCCTCAGGTAATTATACTATTTATGTAAAAGATTCAAAAGGATGCTATACTTCTCAAAGTAAATATTTGGATTATTTAGGAATTGAATTCCCTAAATTTTTCTCTCCAGAAGGAGATGGTACAAATGATCATTGGTATCCAACAAGGATTGAAGATTATCCAAATCTTGAAGTGCTTATTTATGATAGATACCAACGTTTGATCGCCAAGTTTAAAGGGAATAATGAATTAGGTTGGGATGGTACTTATCAAGGCAAGCCATTGCCATCAGGTGATTATTGGTATGTTATTAAAACAAACAATGATAATGATAAGAGAGAATTGGTCGGAGGAATGACTTTATTTAGATAA
- a CDS encoding NAD(P)/FAD-dependent oxidoreductase yields the protein MVKTDILIIGAGPTGLFAVFEAGLLKLKCHILDALPQPGGQLSELYPKKPIYDIPGFPEVLAGDLIDGLMEQIKQFEPGFTLGERAETIEKQEDGSFIVTSNKGKKFHAPVIAIAGGLGSFEPRKPLIEDIEFYEDKGVKYFIKNPEKFRDKRVVISGGGDSALDWSIFLANVASEVTLIHRRNEFRGALDSVEKVQELKSAGKIKLITPGEVVGLNGAEHLESVDVDEDGAHQNIKCDYFIPLFGLTPKLGPIGHWGLEIEKNAIKVNNALDYQTNIPGIFAIGDVNTYPGKLKLILCGFHEATLMCQAAYQIINPGKKYVMKYTTVSGVDGFDGTRKEAPKAVVKAIV from the coding sequence ATGGTTAAAACAGACATACTAATAATAGGAGCAGGACCAACAGGTTTATTTGCAGTTTTCGAAGCAGGATTATTAAAATTAAAATGTCATATTTTGGATGCCTTACCGCAACCGGGAGGACAATTGTCAGAGTTGTATCCAAAGAAACCAATCTACGATATTCCTGGATTTCCAGAAGTATTGGCAGGAGATTTGATAGACGGTTTAATGGAACAAATCAAGCAGTTTGAGCCTGGATTTACTCTTGGAGAGCGTGCAGAAACTATCGAGAAACAAGAAGATGGAAGCTTTATTGTTACGTCTAATAAAGGAAAGAAATTCCACGCACCAGTAATTGCTATTGCAGGGGGATTAGGAAGTTTCGAACCAAGAAAACCACTTATCGAAGACATCGAGTTCTACGAAGATAAAGGAGTGAAATACTTTATCAAAAATCCAGAAAAATTCAGAGACAAAAGAGTTGTAATTTCCGGAGGAGGAGATTCAGCATTAGACTGGAGTATCTTCTTGGCGAATGTAGCTTCGGAGGTAACATTAATCCACCGAAGAAACGAATTTAGAGGAGCATTAGATTCAGTAGAAAAAGTACAGGAACTGAAATCAGCAGGAAAAATCAAATTGATTACTCCAGGTGAAGTTGTTGGATTAAACGGAGCAGAGCATTTAGAGTCTGTAGATGTTGATGAAGATGGAGCACACCAAAACATCAAATGCGATTATTTTATTCCGCTTTTTGGATTAACACCAAAATTAGGTCCAATCGGACACTGGGGATTAGAAATCGAAAAAAATGCCATCAAAGTAAACAATGCATTAGATTATCAAACCAATATTCCTGGAATTTTCGCCATAGGTGACGTAAACACTTATCCGGGAAAACTAAAATTGATTCTTTGCGGATTCCACGAAGCCACATTAATGTGTCAAGCGGCATACCAAATTATCAATCCAGGTAAAAAATATGTGATGAAGTACACCACCGTTTCCGGAGTTGACGGATTCGACGGAACTCGTAAAGAAGCTCCAAAAGCAGTAGTAAAAGCTATTGTTTAG
- a CDS encoding homocysteine S-methyltransferase family protein, giving the protein MSRIQEEIKKRILILDGAMGTMLQRYNFSEEDFRGERFKDFPHPLKGNNDLLSITQPQAIKEVHAAYFEAGADIVETNTFSGTTIGMADYYLEDLVYELNYESAKIAREVADEFTAKNPNQPRFVAGSIGPTNRTASMSPDVNDPGYRAVTFDDLRIAYKQQVEALMDGGCDLLLVETIFDTLNAKAALFAIEEVKEERNIDIPIMVSGTITDASGRTLSGQTVEAFLISVSHIPLLSVGFNCALGADLLKPYLQTLSQHTSFNVSAHPNAGLPNAFGEYDETPEEMQAQIKSYLDDNLINIIGGCCGTTPQHIKLIADIAKDYKPRVSTAVM; this is encoded by the coding sequence ATGTCAAGAATTCAAGAAGAAATAAAAAAGAGAATACTCATACTCGATGGAGCAATGGGAACCATGCTGCAACGCTATAATTTCTCTGAAGAAGATTTTCGTGGGGAGCGATTCAAAGATTTTCCACATCCGCTTAAAGGGAACAACGATTTGTTGTCCATAACACAGCCACAAGCTATCAAAGAAGTTCACGCAGCTTATTTTGAGGCAGGAGCTGATATTGTAGAAACAAACACTTTCTCAGGGACCACCATAGGAATGGCAGATTATTATTTGGAGGATTTAGTTTATGAATTAAACTACGAATCGGCAAAAATTGCCCGTGAAGTAGCTGATGAATTCACGGCTAAAAATCCAAATCAACCTCGTTTTGTTGCAGGTTCAATAGGTCCAACAAACCGTACGGCAAGTATGTCACCAGATGTAAATGATCCAGGATACAGAGCAGTAACATTTGATGATTTACGAATCGCTTACAAACAACAAGTTGAAGCCTTAATGGATGGAGGTTGCGATTTACTTTTGGTAGAAACAATTTTTGATACATTAAATGCCAAAGCAGCACTTTTTGCGATCGAAGAAGTCAAAGAAGAACGCAATATTGATATTCCAATTATGGTTTCAGGAACCATTACAGATGCTTCCGGAAGAACACTTTCAGGACAAACGGTAGAAGCGTTCCTGATTTCAGTTTCTCATATTCCATTATTGAGTGTAGGATTCAATTGTGCACTTGGTGCCGATTTGTTGAAACCGTATTTACAAACCTTGTCTCAACATACTTCATTTAATGTTTCAGCACATCCTAATGCCGGATTGCCAAACGCCTTCGGAGAGTATGATGAAACACCAGAGGAAATGCAAGCACAAATTAAAAGTTATTTAGACGATAATTTAATAAACATTATAGGCGGTTGTTGTGGTACAACTCCTCAACATATCAAGCTGATTGCAGATATAGCTAAGGATTATAAACCGAGAGTTTCGACGGCTGTGATGTAG
- the metH gene encoding methionine synthase, with the protein MVHNKDRRNLVLSGLEPLIITPNSVFVNVGERTNVTGSRKFLRLIKEEKYEEALDIARQQVEGGAQIIDINMDEGMLDGAYAMTKFLNLIAAEPDISRVPIMIDSSKWEIIEAGLKVVQGKCVVNSISLKEGEEAFIHHAKLIKRYGAAVIVMAFDEVGQADNYDRRIEICQRSYDILVNKIDFPPQDIIFDLNIFPVATGMEEHRLNALDFFRGTKWVRENLPHAHISGGVSNVSFSFRGNDVVREAMHSVFLYHAIKNGMTMGIVNPEMLSIYDEIPKDLLEHVEDVILDRRDDATERLLDFAENVKGDVKSNEKVVQEWRSGTVQERITHSLVKGVDEFIEVDVEEARLAATKPIEVIEINLMAGMNVVGDLFGSGKMFLPQVVKSARVMKKAVAYLLPFIEASKQAGDKQGNGKILMATVKGDVHDIGKNIVSVVLACNNYEIVDLGVMVPPEKIIAAAIEHNVDIIGLSGLITPSLDEMVYLAKELDKRDIKIPVMIGGATTSRAHTAVKIAPQYRQTVIHVNDASRAVTVAGNLLDHNRKIYASDIRAEYDAFRETFLNRSRDKNFLTIEQARKNKLLLDWKHFEPTKPKVIGEQTIEVDLDVLVPYIDWTPFFRTWELFGKYPAILTDEVVGEQATSVYADAQKMLEVILREKKLQAKGIYGIFPANQVNDDDIELTDENGKPLQTFLTLRQQSQKTKGAPNIALSDFIAPKESGKVDYMGAFCVTTGFGVDEWAAEFEKDLDDYNSIMVKALADRFAEAFAEYLHEKIRKEIWGYAADEVLSKEALIDEDYKGIRPAPGYPACPDHLEKPTIWKLLNVEKEIGVTLTESMAMWPASSVSGYYFGNPESKYFGLGKIKEDQVIDYAKRRNISTDMAMKWLNPNIAD; encoded by the coding sequence ATGGTACACAATAAAGATAGAAGAAATCTGGTATTATCAGGATTAGAGCCTTTAATCATTACACCAAATAGCGTATTTGTAAATGTTGGGGAGAGAACCAATGTAACAGGTTCCAGAAAGTTTCTTCGATTAATCAAGGAAGAAAAATATGAGGAAGCACTCGATATTGCTAGACAGCAAGTAGAAGGAGGAGCTCAAATCATCGATATCAATATGGATGAGGGGATGTTGGATGGCGCTTATGCTATGACCAAATTCCTGAATTTGATTGCTGCCGAACCAGATATTTCTCGTGTACCAATTATGATTGACAGTTCAAAATGGGAAATCATTGAGGCTGGTTTGAAAGTTGTACAAGGAAAATGTGTAGTAAACTCGATTTCGTTAAAAGAAGGAGAAGAAGCATTTATACATCATGCCAAATTAATAAAGCGTTACGGAGCAGCTGTAATTGTAATGGCTTTTGATGAAGTGGGACAGGCAGATAATTACGATCGTAGAATTGAGATTTGCCAGCGTTCGTATGATATTTTGGTAAACAAGATAGATTTCCCTCCACAGGATATCATTTTCGATTTGAATATATTCCCCGTAGCGACAGGTATGGAGGAACACCGTTTGAATGCTTTGGATTTCTTTAGAGGAACCAAATGGGTTCGAGAAAATTTACCACACGCACACATTAGTGGTGGGGTGAGCAACGTTTCGTTTTCGTTTAGAGGAAATGATGTCGTGAGAGAAGCGATGCACTCAGTTTTCTTGTACCATGCTATTAAGAACGGAATGACAATGGGAATTGTAAATCCAGAGATGCTTTCTATTTACGATGAGATTCCAAAAGATTTATTGGAGCACGTAGAAGATGTAATTCTAGACAGACGTGATGATGCTACAGAACGATTATTGGATTTTGCTGAAAATGTAAAAGGAGATGTAAAGAGCAACGAGAAAGTGGTTCAAGAATGGAGATCGGGAACTGTTCAAGAAAGAATTACACATTCCTTGGTAAAAGGAGTAGATGAATTTATTGAAGTTGATGTTGAGGAAGCCCGATTGGCAGCCACAAAACCTATCGAAGTGATCGAAATCAACCTGATGGCAGGAATGAATGTAGTGGGAGATTTGTTTGGTTCCGGGAAAATGTTTTTGCCACAAGTGGTAAAATCGGCTCGTGTGATGAAAAAAGCGGTAGCTTACTTATTACCATTTATTGAAGCCAGTAAACAAGCCGGAGACAAACAAGGGAATGGTAAAATCCTAATGGCAACCGTAAAAGGCGATGTACATGATATTGGTAAAAATATTGTTTCAGTGGTATTGGCTTGTAATAATTATGAGATTGTAGACTTAGGGGTTATGGTGCCTCCTGAAAAAATTATTGCAGCTGCTATAGAACACAACGTAGATATTATTGGATTGAGCGGATTAATCACGCCGTCATTGGATGAAATGGTGTATCTGGCGAAAGAATTAGATAAAAGAGATATTAAAATTCCTGTAATGATTGGTGGTGCAACTACTTCACGTGCACATACAGCAGTGAAAATTGCTCCGCAATACAGACAAACAGTGATTCACGTAAATGATGCTTCGAGAGCTGTTACTGTGGCAGGAAATTTATTGGATCACAATCGAAAAATTTATGCAAGTGATATTCGTGCAGAATATGATGCGTTTAGAGAAACATTTTTGAACCGTTCACGTGACAAGAATTTCCTAACTATCGAGCAAGCCCGTAAAAATAAATTGCTATTGGATTGGAAGCATTTTGAGCCAACAAAACCAAAGGTTATCGGAGAGCAAACTATCGAAGTAGATCTGGATGTATTGGTTCCGTATATAGATTGGACACCATTTTTTAGAACATGGGAATTGTTCGGAAAATATCCAGCGATTTTAACCGATGAAGTAGTGGGAGAGCAAGCGACTTCTGTTTATGCAGATGCTCAGAAAATGTTGGAAGTAATTTTGAGAGAAAAGAAATTACAGGCAAAAGGTATCTATGGAATTTTCCCTGCGAACCAAGTCAATGATGATGATATTGAATTGACTGATGAAAACGGAAAGCCATTACAGACATTCTTAACTTTAAGACAGCAGTCACAGAAAACCAAAGGAGCTCCAAATATTGCATTGTCAGACTTTATTGCTCCAAAAGAGAGTGGAAAAGTAGATTATATGGGAGCATTTTGTGTAACTACCGGTTTTGGCGTAGATGAATGGGCGGCTGAATTCGAAAAGGATTTGGACGATTACAATTCGATTATGGTCAAAGCTTTGGCTGACCGATTTGCAGAAGCTTTTGCCGAATATTTACACGAAAAAATCCGTAAAGAAATTTGGGGTTATGCTGCAGATGAGGTTTTAAGCAAAGAAGCGCTTATTGATGAAGACTATAAAGGAATCCGCCCGGCACCGGGTTATCCGGCTTGTCCAGACCATTTGGAGAAACCAACGATCTGGAAATTACTGAATGTAGAGAAAGAAATCGGAGTGACCTTGACAGAAAGTATGGCAATGTGGCCGGCGTCATCGGTTTCTGGATATTATTTTGGAAATCCGGAAAGCAAGTATTTTGGTCTCGGGAAAATAAAAGAAGACCAGGTTATTGATTACGCTAAAAGAAGAAACATTTCAACCGATATGGCTATGAAATGGTTGAATCCGAATATAGCAGATTAA